A window from Bos indicus isolate NIAB-ARS_2022 breed Sahiwal x Tharparkar chromosome 1, NIAB-ARS_B.indTharparkar_mat_pri_1.0, whole genome shotgun sequence encodes these proteins:
- the GP5 gene encoding LOW QUALITY PROTEIN: platelet glycoprotein V (The sequence of the model RefSeq protein was modified relative to this genomic sequence to represent the inferred CDS: substituted 1 base at 1 genomic stop codon), with amino-acid sequence MLRSALLCAALWLLRAQPFPCPPTCRCAFRDAAQCSRGTVAGIAALGLPTNLTHILLFQMGRGTLQNNSFSDMTVLQRLLLSDSHVSAIAPGTFNDPIKLKTLRLSRNKITHLPSALLDNLVLLEQLFLDGNELKSLDQNLFQKLVHLQELFLNQNQLAFLPASLFTHLGNLKLLDLSGNNLTHLPEGLFGVQVKLQKLLLHSNRLASLESGLLDSLRALTELQLHTNHLRSIVPGAFDRLRSLSSLTLSENRLEFLPSALFLHSHNLTFLTLSENPLEELPKVLFGEIGGLRELRLKSTQLRTLPAAAFRNLTGLRVLEVSLSPRLSALPEDAFRGLGELQVLALSSTGLASLPAGLLRGLCRLRHVXLRSNRLRALPSALFRNLSSLEEVQLDHNQLETLPGDAFEALPRLAGVLLGHNPWRCDCGLGPFLAWLRRHAGLVGRAEPPRCHGPGPHAGRLLWTLQAGDLGCPRPESWTRLVAEGQSQDHNLFWGLYFLLLAAQALITGIIVFAMIKLCRLFRKLITELWFEAVRKPCN; translated from the coding sequence ATGCTGAGGAGCGCTCTGCTATGCGCGGCGCTCTGGCTCCTGCGCGCGCAGCCCTTTCCCTGCCCACCCACCTGCAGGTGCGCCTTCCGCGACGCCGCGCAGTGCTCGCGCGGCACGGTGGCCGGCATCGCCGCGCTCGGCTTGCCCACCAACCTCACGCACATCTTGCTCTTCCAAATGGGCCGCGGCACCTTGCAGAACAACAGCTTCAGTGACATGACCGTCCTGCAGCGCCTGTTGCTGTCCGACAGCCACGTTTCCGCCATTGCCCCGGGCACGTTCAACGACCCTATAAAACTTAAAACCCTGAGGTTATCGCGCAACAAGATCACTCATCTCCCAAGCGCACTGTTGGATAACCTGGTGCTCCTGGAACAGTTGTTTCTGGACGGcaatgaactaaagagccttgacCAAAACCTGTTTCAGAAACTGGTTCACCTGCAGGAGCTCTTTCTGAACCAAAACCAACTCGCTTTCCTGCCTGCTAGCCTCTTCACACACCTGGGGAACCTGAAATTGTTGGATTTATCGGGAAACAATTTGACCCACCTGCCCGAGGGGTTGTTTGGGGTCCAGGTTAAGCTTCAGAAGCTTCTGCTCCACTCGAACCGGCTGGCCTCTCTGGAGTCGGGGCTGTTGGACAGCCTGCGCGCCCTGACGGAGCTGCAGCTCCACACCAATCACCTCCGTTCCATCGTCCCCGGAGCCTTCGACCGGCTGCGAAGCCTGAGCTCCTTGACCCTTTCCGAAAACCGCCTCGAgttcctgccctctgccctctttcTTCATTCGCACAATCTGACCTTCCTGACCCTGTCTGAGAACCCGCTGGAGGAACTCCCCAAGGTGCTCTTCGGGGAGATAGGCGGCCTGCGGGAGCTGAGGCTGAAAAGCACCCAGCTGCGCACCCTGCCGGCCGCCGCCTTCCGCAACCTCACTGGCCTGCGCGTCCTGGAGGTGTCGCTGAGCCCGAGGCTGAGCGCGCTCCCGGAGGACGCCTTCCGAGGCCTCGGCGAGCTGCAGGTGCTCGCCCTGAGCTCCACAGGCCTGGCCTCCCTCCCCGCCGGCCTGCTCCGCGGCCTCTGCAGGCTGCGCCACGTGTAGCTGCGCAGCAATCGGCTGCGCGCCTTACCCAGCGCTCTCTTCCGCAACCTCAGCAGCCTGGAGGAGGTCCAGCTCGACCACAACCAGCTGGAGACCCTGCCGGGCGACGCGTTTGAAGCTCTGCCCCGGCTGGCGGGGGTCCTGCTGGGACACAATCCCTGGCGCTGCGACTGTGGCCTGGGGCCGTTCCTGGCGTGGCTGCGGCGGCACGCGGGCCTCGTGGGTCGAGCTGAGCCCCCGCGGTGTCACGGGCCCGGGCCGCACGCCGGCCGACTGCTCTGGACCCTGCAGGCCGGCGACCTCGGCTGCCCGCGCCCCGAGTCGTGGACCCGGCTGGTGGCTGAGGGCCAAAGTCAGGACCATAACCTGTTCTGGGgtctttattttctgcttttagcTGCTCAGGCCCTAATTACCGGGATCATTGTGTTTGCGATGATTAAACTCTGCAGGCTCTTTCGGAAATTAATCACAGAGCTCTGGTTTGAGGCGGTGAGAAAACCTTGCAATTAA